A part of Acipenser ruthenus chromosome 12, fAciRut3.2 maternal haplotype, whole genome shotgun sequence genomic DNA contains:
- the LOC117973223 gene encoding uncharacterized protein LOC117973223, with amino-acid sequence MAAATVAIQLGLLHMRLLQAWLNAFHLNARRDKHRRLTVSRTCSAALRWWRVPSHLCKGVKMGVILNRQVVTTDASSQGWGAVWQGKGVSGSWPDRWASLHVNILELWVVFLALQHFLPVLSSAHVLIRTDSTTVVAYINHQGGLRSPWLHCIAFRLLIWAQANLLSLRATHIPGVVNLAADLLSRRGPHPSEWRLHPQTVERIWERFRKAQVDLFASAEMTHCPLWYTLHRSGESPVGQRVSSSSGPKVAQEDMVCDPVPDAGRPALGDPASPGSPHSGTGLPLAPESGQVPVVALAPERDRWLALGLSDAVVSAMQNARADSTRSVYTRKWKRFQAWCLARSHDPVACPMPVILQFLQELFDAGRSPSTLKVYLAAISACHTPVDSKSPGAHFLATRFLKGARRLHPPRRTVLPEWSLNIVLEALTKAPFEPLDSIELKYLSMKTAFLLANTSAKRVSELQALSVHSSCMRVWEDGSIVSLRTNPAFLPKVITAFHINQTVELESFHPPPFTSQEDEKLNFLCPVWALRFYVLKTKALRKSNQLFVCYGTRTLGQPLSKQRLSHWIADTVSTAYGGAGLPPPGRVAAHSTRGLATSWTLFKGASISEICAVASWATPHTFTRFYRI; translated from the exons atggctgcagctaCGGTAGCGATCCAGCTGGGTCTGCTTCACATGCGCCTgctgcaagcgtggctcaatgcgtttcaCCTCAATGCCAGACgcgacaaacaccgcaggttgactgTGTCTCGCACATGCTCGGcggccctacgctggtggagggttCCCTCTCACCTGTGCAAGGGTGTGAAAATGGGAGTAATATTGAAtcgccaagtggtgacaacagatgcCTCCAGCCAGGGCTGGGGAGCAGTCTGGCAGGGCAAGGGAGTCAGTGGATCTTGGCCGGACCGCTGGGCATCCCTGCATGTGAACATCCTGGAATTGTGGGTGGTGTTCCTGGCTCTCCAGCACTTCCTTCCAGTGTTGAGCAGTGCGCATGTGCTGATCCGAACGGACAGCACAACAGTAGTGGCAtatatcaaccaccagggaggCCTTCGGTCTCCGTGGTTACATTGCatagccttcaggctattgaTATGGGCCCAAGCCAACCTGCTGTCCCTGCGAGCGACGCACATTCCGGGAGTGGTGAACTTAGCAGCGGATCTCCTCTCCAGGAGAGGTCCGCATCCATCAGAGTGGCGTCTCCACCCCCAgacggtggagcgcatttgggaacggttcaggaaggcgcaggtcgatctgtTCGCTTCAGCGGAGATgacacattgccccctgtggtacacCCTCCATCGCTCAGGGG AAAGTCCGGTCGGACAAAGGGTCAGTTCTTCTAGTGGCCCCAAGGTGGCCCAGGAGGATATGGTTTGCGACCCTGTGCCAGATGCTGGACGGCCAGCcttgggagatcccgcttcgcctggatctcctcactcAGGCACAGGGCTCCCTTTGGCACCCGAATCCGGGCAGGTTCCAGTTGTGGccctggcccctgaaagggaccgctggctaGCCCTGGGGCTGTCGGACGCGGTTGTGAGCGctatgcagaatgctagggcagactccactaggtcagtTTATACTCGCAAGTGGAAGCgttttcaagcttggtgtctggctaggagCCATGACCCCGTTGCTTGCCCGATGCCAgttatattgcagttcctgcaggaactgttTGATGCTGGAAGGTCCCCTTCCACGCTGAAAGTGTatctggcagctatatctgcttgTCATACCCCCGTAGATTCTaagtctccgggtgcgcattttttggctacgcgCTTTCTTAAAGGCGCACGGAGATTACATCCTCCGAGAAGGACTGTTCTTCCTGAGTGGAGCCTTaacattgtactggaggctcttacaaaggccccatttgagccttTAGACTCCATAGaactgaagtatctgtctatgaagacagccttccttttaGCTAACACCTCTGCTAaacgggtcagtgagctgcaggcgctgtctgtgcatagctcctgcatgcgtgtgtgggaggatggaagcatCGTTTCGCTGCGCACCaatcctgctttcctccccaaggtgattacagcttttcacaTAAACCAaactgtggaactggagtcttttcaccCGCCTCCGTTTACTTCGCAGGAGGATGAGAAactaaatttcctctgcccagtgtgggcattgagGTTTTATGTACTTAAGACGAAAGCTTTGCGTAAATCGAatcagctttttgtttgttatggtaCACGGACCttgggacagcccctctctaagcagcgtctgtcacactggattgcggacacggtgtcgactgcatatggtggtgctgggttacccccacctggtagagtagctgcGCATTCGACAAGAGGGTTAGCTACATCATGGACCCTTTTTAAGGGCGCTTCGATTTCTGAGATTTgtgctgtggctagctgggctacgccgcatactttcaccagattctaccgcatt